From Tsuneonella aeria, one genomic window encodes:
- a CDS encoding threonine ammonia-lyase → MNHTASSPAAAFAPSTAALSLSVEDVRDAARRIEGAVVRTPTMLSRTLSNIVGTDVWLKFENLQFTAAYKERGALNALLLLTQEQRDRGVIAASAGNHSQGLSYHGRRLGVPVTIVMPRTTPSIKVMQTESVGGNVVLEGETFDDAYAHARKLEAELGLTFVHPFDDPHVAAGAGTVALEMLADAPSIDTLIVPIGGGGLISGMATVAKAREHAGGGAIEVIGVEAALYPSMYARINGVPLPCGGDTLAEGIAVKEPGTFTARVIADKVDEIVLVDEAALERAVSLLLQIEKTVVEGAGAAGLAAVLAHPERFAGKTLGLVLCGGNIDTRLLANVLLRDLARSGRLARLRITLQDRPGALYKVMREFDDKGVNIIEIYHQRIFTSLPAKGLITDIECEARDKDQIDKLVAALRDKGYTVSPVELN, encoded by the coding sequence ATGAATCACACCGCCAGCTCGCCAGCCGCCGCCTTCGCACCGTCCACCGCGGCACTGTCGCTGTCAGTCGAGGATGTGCGCGACGCGGCGCGGCGGATCGAAGGCGCGGTGGTGCGCACGCCGACGATGCTTTCGCGGACGCTGTCGAACATCGTCGGGACCGACGTCTGGCTCAAATTCGAAAACCTGCAATTCACCGCCGCATATAAAGAGCGCGGCGCCCTCAACGCTCTCCTGCTGCTGACGCAGGAACAGCGCGATCGCGGCGTGATCGCCGCGTCGGCGGGCAATCACTCGCAAGGGCTGAGCTATCACGGCCGGCGGCTCGGCGTGCCCGTCACCATCGTGATGCCGCGCACGACGCCCAGCATCAAGGTCATGCAGACCGAAAGCGTGGGCGGCAACGTGGTGCTGGAAGGCGAAACGTTCGACGATGCCTATGCTCACGCCCGCAAGCTGGAAGCCGAGCTTGGCCTCACCTTCGTGCATCCGTTCGACGACCCGCACGTGGCGGCGGGAGCCGGCACCGTCGCGCTGGAAATGCTGGCGGACGCGCCATCGATCGATACGCTGATCGTTCCCATCGGCGGGGGCGGCCTCATCAGCGGCATGGCCACAGTGGCAAAGGCGCGGGAACATGCGGGCGGCGGCGCGATCGAGGTGATCGGGGTGGAAGCGGCGCTCTACCCGTCGATGTATGCGCGGATCAACGGCGTCCCCCTCCCGTGCGGCGGCGACACGCTGGCCGAAGGGATCGCGGTCAAGGAGCCGGGCACCTTCACCGCGCGCGTGATCGCGGACAAGGTCGACGAGATCGTGCTGGTGGACGAAGCCGCGCTGGAGCGGGCGGTGAGCCTGCTCTTGCAGATCGAGAAAACCGTGGTGGAAGGTGCCGGCGCGGCGGGCCTGGCGGCGGTGCTCGCCCACCCGGAGCGGTTCGCGGGCAAGACGCTGGGTCTCGTCCTGTGCGGCGGCAACATCGACACGCGGCTGCTCGCCAATGTGCTGCTGCGTGATCTTGCCCGGTCGGGCCGCCTCGCGCGCCTGCGCATCACGCTGCAGGATCGGCCGGGTGCGCTTTACAAGGTCATGCGCGAATTCGACGACAAGGGCGTCAACATCATCGAGATCTATCACCAGCGGATCTTCACCTCCCTCCCGGCGAAGGGCCTGATCACCGACATCGAGTGCGAAGCGCGCGACAAGGACCAGATCGACAAGCTCGTCGCGGCGCTGCGGGACAAGGGCTACACGGTGAGCCCCGTGGAACTGAACTGA
- a CDS encoding arginyltransferase yields MTAPVRFPRFFVTSAAPCPYLPGRSERKVFTELKGPHADQLSEALGRIGFRRSQTVAYRPSCLDCQACVSVRIPAAEFAPSATQKRNLRRNSDLVSTECRPWATGEQFELLRKYLGARHPGGGMAAMDEIDYADMVEHTPVTSYVVEYREPSDGLTPGRLVGACLTDRQGDGLSMIYSFYDPEHEARSGLGNYIILDHIRRAADDGLGYIYLGYWVEGSDRMQYKIRYRPIELLGRDGWRRVSRERHDALIAAAARGPRHARDTASPAKDASLPQYDFPE; encoded by the coding sequence GTGACGGCCCCGGTCCGCTTTCCCCGCTTCTTCGTGACGAGCGCTGCGCCATGCCCCTATCTGCCGGGGCGGAGCGAGCGCAAGGTCTTCACCGAGCTGAAAGGGCCGCATGCCGACCAGTTGAGCGAGGCGCTGGGCCGCATCGGGTTCCGCCGCAGCCAGACAGTGGCCTATCGGCCGAGCTGCCTCGATTGCCAGGCCTGCGTTTCGGTGCGGATCCCGGCGGCCGAATTCGCGCCGTCGGCCACGCAGAAGCGCAACCTGCGCCGCAATTCCGATCTGGTGAGCACCGAATGCCGCCCGTGGGCGACCGGCGAACAGTTCGAACTGCTGCGCAAGTACCTCGGCGCACGGCATCCCGGCGGCGGCATGGCCGCCATGGATGAAATTGATTACGCCGACATGGTGGAACACACGCCGGTTACAAGCTATGTCGTTGAATACAGGGAGCCCTCGGACGGTTTGACACCAGGACGCCTCGTCGGCGCCTGCCTTACCGACCGCCAGGGCGACGGGTTGTCGATGATCTATTCGTTCTATGACCCGGAACATGAGGCACGGTCCGGGCTTGGGAACTATATCATCCTCGATCACATCCGGCGGGCTGCCGACGATGGACTGGGGTACATCTACCTCGGGTACTGGGTCGAAGGGTCCGACCGGATGCAGTACAAGATCCGGTACCGCCCGATCGAACTGCTCGGCCGCGACGGCTGGCGCCGGGTATCGCGCGAACGGCACGATGCCCTCATCGCCGCTGCCGCCCGCGGTCCGCGGCACGCGCGCGACACCGCCAGCCCCGCCAAGGACGCGTCGCTCCCTCAGTACGATTTTCCCGAGTAG